CTCTGGAATGGCTCCGCCCGTCCTCCCGAGACGCTTGGCGGCGGCAAGCAGCGCGTGGATCGCTACACGCTGGTGAGCGCCCAGGGCAGCCGCATCGCCATCGTCGAGGAGACGCAGGGGCAGGCGACCCTCTCCCTCTCCACGCCCGGTGGGCAGAGCGTCACCATCACCCAGTCCGAGGGAGGCAAGATCGTCCTCACCGCCGCCGGCAACACGGTCACCCTGGACACGAAGGGTGTCACGGTGGAGACGCCCCTGTCCGTCAAGGTCTCCGCCAGCCGCGTCGAGGTGAGCGCCGCGCAGGTCCAGGTCAACGCGGCCATGTCCACCTTCGCCGGCATCGTCAAATGCGACGTCCTCCAGGCCACCACCGTCGTGGCCGCGACCTACACGCCTGGGGCTGGAAACGTATGGTAGGCGACCACCCGATCCTCTTCCGGGGTCTCGACTTCGACAAGGGCAGCGGCAATCCGATGCCGGTGAAGGACAAGCGTCCGGTGCTCGTGGAGCGCACCGACGAGGACTTCATCGCGGCGTTCCTCGGGGAGCTGGGCAGCGACGAGGGCCGCAAGCTCCTGGCCGGGACGGTGCGCAACGCGGGGCAACGCGCGCAGGGGCTCAAGCTGTACCAGCCCGTGCACCGCTCCTTCCACCTCGCCGTCTTCGAGGCCGCGTGCGAGGTCTTCGGTGAGCCGCGGCTCGATCCGGCGAAGATCGAGAGCGCCGGGCTGGTGGTCCGGCGGATCAACCCCCTGACGAAGAAGACCGAGGGGTGGATGAAGCTGCGCGGTGAGGTGCACGGCTGGGTGCCCCTGGAGGATGCGCGCGAGCTCGATCGGGATCCGGATCCGGCTCGCCGGGGTGCCGCCTTCCCCGTGGGCCCTCCCCAGCTCAACGCCCTGGTGGAGGACGCGCTCGGGGCACCCACTCCCTACGAGGAGAGCGTCTCCCTGGTCTTCGTGGCACCGCCAGACGTCTGCGCCGCCGCGCAACGCACCGTCCTGTATGGCCTGGTGCCCGTCGCCAGCTCCGAGGCCGTCTCCAGCAAGGCGGTCCAACCCCACCGGTACGAGGAGCAGGAGCTGCGCGAGCTGCTCGCGCCCTACTTCTCGGATGCCGTGGGCGTGGAGCTGATGAAGGAGATCACCGGCAAGCGCTACTCGTTCCACTACGCGGACGAGGTCAACGCGGACGCGACGATCCCCGCCGCGAGGCGCCCGCTGGCCGAGAAACAGCTCGACCAGTTCGTCGCGATGCTGCGCAAGCTGATCAGCGTCTTCAACGCCTTCGATCCGAAGGAGGGCCTGCTGCCGGCCCTCAACCGGCTCCGGCTCGACTACGGCGGGACGAGCCGCCCCATGGGCACCGCGCTCGCGGAGGCCGCCACGGTCTTCGTGCTCGAGCAATCCGACAAGGCCGACGGCAACAGGAAGACGTTCCTCATGCCCAGGAGCTGGCCACGGCTGTCGAAGGCCGACGTCGCCGACCTGGTGCGTGCCGCCTCCACGGCCTCCCTCAACCGGCTCCAGAAGCTCCTGCCGCAGCGGGGACGCTTCGATAACGCCGATGCCCGCTACGAGGTACGTGGATTCATCCGCGTCCGGCGCGATGACGGCTGCCCGCCCGCCCTCATCTGGAGCACGCCCAGTCAGCCCTTCGAGATCGCTGCCTGGTACGAGAACGGCAGACTTCCTCCCGTGCAGGTGGCCCTGCCTCCCGTCACCCGGGAGAGCGTCCGCTCGTTGCT
This is a stretch of genomic DNA from Archangium violaceum. It encodes these proteins:
- a CDS encoding phage baseplate assembly protein V: MQPLPVPPPPPRLGGLHGTYLGRVVSVNDPEDLARVQVRLVSTPEATGDADATLWARVAVPFAGAGRGAFLLPDVEDEVALVFVNGDPRQPLVVGGLWNGSARPPETLGGGKQRVDRYTLVSAQGSRIAIVEETQGQATLSLSTPGGQSVTITQSEGGKIVLTAAGNTVTLDTKGVTVETPLSVKVSASRVEVSAAQVQVNAAMSTFAGIVKCDVLQATTVVAATYTPGAGNVW